Below is a genomic region from Lysobacter terrestris.
CGATCCGCCCACGTTCTCCAATTCCAAGCGCGCCGACGACTTCGACGTGCAGGCCGCGCACGTCGACCTGCTGCGCGCCGCGGTGGCGCGGCTGTCGCGCGAGGGCGCGCTGTATTTCTCCAACAACTTCCGCCGCTTCCGCCTCGACGAGGCCGCTGTGGCGCAGTTCGCGCATTGCGTGGAGATCAGCCGCGAGACCATCCCGCTTGATTTCGAGCGCGATGCCCGCATCCATCGTTGCTGGAAGCTGACCCGCCGGTAGGGCCTGTGAATGCTTATGGCATATGTCGCGTTGCTCCTCAGTGGTCGCCAGGTGGTGTTGCGCAGCGCAGCGCCTTGCTGCCTGCAAGGTCAAGCTGTGCGGCGCCGCATGGCGGCCACTGAGGGGCAACCCGAAGGGCCGGGCCTGTCGCACGGCCGTCAGCGCGCCTGTGCGCGCGGTTCGACACACCCGCTCTTCCTTGCGCCACACGACCTCAGGCCCGGCGCGGCATATGCCATAAGCGTTCACAGGCCCTGCGCATGAAACGCCCGCGCCCCGGGGTCCTCACGTTCTTCTGGCAATGGCTGAAGAACCCGCTGCGCACGGCGGCGCTGGTGCCGTCCAGCTCCGAGCTGGCCTACGCGATGATCGCCGAACTGCCCGACGACACGCAGCGGGTGATCGAGCTGGGCGGCGGCACGGGCGCGATCACCCGCGAACTGCTGGCCGCGGGCATCCACGCCTCGCAGCTGCTGGTGCTGGAGCTCAACGAGGAGCTGCATGCCCACCTGCACGCGCGCTTCCCCGGCGTGCACGTCGTGCTCGGCGATGCGCGTTCGCTGCCCGAACTCGCGTCCGGTTGCGGGTTCCTGGACGAAGGGCTCGCCGACGCGGTGGTGTCCGGACTCGGCCTGCTGACGATGCCGCCGACGCTGCAACGCGACATCCTCGCCGCGGCACTGGCATGCCTGCGCGCCGACGGGGTCTTCATCCAGTTCACCTACGGCCCGGCGGCGCCGCTGGCCGATTCGGTGGTGAAGCAGCTGGGCCTGAAGGTGCACCGCGGCGACTTCGTCCTGCGCAACGTGC
It encodes:
- a CDS encoding class I SAM-dependent methyltransferase; translated protein: MKRPRPGVLTFFWQWLKNPLRTAALVPSSSELAYAMIAELPDDTQRVIELGGGTGAITRELLAAGIHASQLLVLELNEELHAHLHARFPGVHVVLGDARSLPELASGCGFLDEGLADAVVSGLGLLTMPPTLQRDILAAALACLRADGVFIQFTYGPAAPLADSVVKQLGLKVHRGDFVLRNVPPATVYVYSRHAAAAAH